ATTTGTACTGGTAAAAAAATTGTATTGGTCGTTTTACAACTAAAGTGTTTATCATAGCTAGTTCCAAATTGACGCGAGTCGTATTTACAAAACTTCAGAGTCCTTTAGCAGTAGCATAATCTTATAAAATTCTAATATATGTTAATTTCGTCAATAAATTTTCATTAGTCGTTTTACAAGTGTTTATGTTAATATATTTTCATTGGTCGTTTTTTCGGAAGTGCTGTATATAATTTTGAAGCAAATTAAACTTAAATAATGAAATAACTTTATGATTTTCCGTGCATTTTACATATAAATAGCAGCGTCGTTCACGCTCTTTTTCTCTCTGGTTTTGCTGACTTTTGTAGTGGCTTTGGCTACAAAACACTTTGCACGTGCATTCGACTGAGATCGCCACGTCGGTAACTGTGATGCTCCTTTGTTTTGACGAGAAGAATTAAAAAAAGAGGCAAGTCGCCTCGCCGCCTAGCTATGCTCGCAGCAGTCTTCTTCACTTGATTAAATCTTTCAGTCTGCTACTTTTTCTTCAAATTATTATAACTACTATACGATAATACGTGTTATGTACTTTTTGTGTTGTAAAAGAACGTGTTATATACTTAAATCCCTGGTTCGAACAGATTGCTTGTTGTGGATGAACCGGCTGCGTGACTGCGTGTTGCATGAACTGATTATTACACCATTTAAAAATTGATTTATCAGAAAACTAAACATATATACACTTTTGCTTTCGATGAATCACAGAATAGAAATTAAAGCATATATATATATATATTTCTCAAATCCACGCAGAATGGCAAACTGATCATGTCATTTTGTACCGGCCTGAACCGATTTATGTATTGTTGAAATTGGCTTTATCTGCTAGTTATTGACTCATTGTTAGCTACCCAAAATTGGCAAATCAATATATAAATTTTCAACTAATACCAACTCTACCGCCCTTTACAACAACCTCCTCCACACAAAAGCCACATTCGTATAGTAATAATGATTATAGAGGATATAATAAAGCATGATGCCATAGCAAAGAAGAAAAGAATAAGAGCAAACATTACATCATTATCTCAAACTGCTCCTTTTAGTTTTTTGTCGACTCTAGGCTCTGGCTAACTTTCATGATAGCAACTTCGTAGAGTTCTTGACATAAGATCTAAAAGCTTTTTGTCTGATATTTGAGGAGTAGATGAAGTTTCTGCGTTTTCTTCAGAATCGTCGCTACTACAGCAAATCTTTTCGATTTGAACACCAATATCTTTAGCAAGCTTTTCCGCACCATCTTTTGAGAGAATGGTATCGAAACAAATGTATCTACCAAAGGCGGTTTTATTACCCAAACCTTCCCATAAACGGACGTGAATTTTAGCCAACCGATTCACATCCATTGTAGCTAATAATCTGTTGCGGTACATATCTTTTGCTCCTGCATTTATTAAAAAAAAAAGATAATATCTTATTAGCTGTCTTTGTCTCCCTTGTGAAATGGACCACCCGTGAACAACTTATACATGCCAATATTTTTTTTAAGCTATAAATATAATATAGTACAACATTATTTTTGGACGGTTACACAATTTTGGATTCATATTCCTTATAAATAGTAATGCATGATTATTATATGTTAGATTGTGAATAATATAAATGTATGATTCAATTCCATGCGAGATCATATAAACGTTATAATATATATCTATCACTAAGGTTCGTTTTAATAAATTACCTTTGAGATAAGCCAAGGTTGAAGTGGAGTTAAGTTGGAAGAAGTCAGGACCAGTGATAAGAGCAGGACAGATAGTGGCAAGCTTTAATCCTTTTGAATCTGCGATTCTCCAAGCAGCTTTCTCGGCTTTCAATTTTCCAAGTGCATACCAAAGCTGTGAATCAGACAATGATAGCATTAGTTATGGTGGATCCATAGAAAACATTATCATGTAACAATAATAACAAAATTGAAAAACTATGATTTTCTTTTTACCTTATTATGGACGCAGAGCTGTTCATCGCTCCAGCTTTCTTCATTGATAATAGAGTTATCAAGATCGTTAAAGGAATTGTCTTTCAAAGCACATGCTAAGAGAGATGATGTGAAGACGCATTTTCTCACTGACCCTGTTCTTGTACATGCTTCTATTACATTTTCACTCACTTTTGCTTCTAACTCCGCCATTGATTTCTGCAAAATATTAGCAAAATGAACATTAGTAACATTAACAAACATTTTGTTAGAACGAGAAACTAAGACAGATTAAAAAGAGGTTTTTAAAGATGAAAATTATAAGAAATGAACTACATGTGTATTTTGTTTTTGTTTGTTATTTATCGGAGTCATGCGAGTGATACGGTGACATGTATGGCGTAATTACTGAAACAGTGATCTTGGTTCGTACACGTTTCAATTAATAGTTGTCGTAGATAAGGTATCCGCAGCCAATCACATTGTAATCAAGAACCTCTTTTTTCTAGATAGCTGTCATTATCAGTAGGTAGAGAATATGCAGGTATGAGGAGAGTTCACAGTTAGCTCTCAAACAAGTGAAACGTCCTACTATCTATCTAGAAGTGTAGAAATTTCATATTCCAAATTAAGTACTCATAACTCTCTTTAGAATCAGGTGGTTGAGGATGAATATTGTCAAAATGTTGACAAAAACAAAAGAAATTACTCAAAATCTCAAATAAAGTGGCATATTTTCAATCTATTCAAAAGAAAAGTATTGAGATTTCACAATAACAAGAGTTATCAACCAACTCTTTTTATTTATTTTGTTGGTAACGCAGAGCTATCAACTCTTTCTGTTTTCAACGAAAAAAGATATACACAATCTAAGTTTTTAAGGAAAAAATATTTTTGGCCGTTGGCAACAAACATTCAGAAAGACTAAGGTACTTCCTAACTACAAGTCAAAACCACTTTATTAACTAGAAAGTAGAGCCACTTAAGAGGTCTTCTAGAAACAAAACCGATGGAAAAGGATAAAGCAATAAAAAAATATCCACTTTGTCACATTCTCATATACACACCTAACCCCTACGCCATCAAAACTATGCTTCCATAAGACCATTTACAGTGAGCCTGTGAAAAACAAATTCAACAGTTTAATTGCTTTAGTGGTGTGTTGAATAATGAGTTGAAATCTATGTGGATTAAACTCTGTTGAATAAGTTCAACGGGTTGAATCTATGAAAGAGAGGGTAAGAAAAATACACGTGTTGCATTTGTAATATTAGGTATTAATTTAGTTTTTAAAATAATGAAAAAGTAAAGATATGTGCAATAATGTTATTGACCACTGAAAATTATGACTTTTCTTTTTCATCCTAGCTATTTGAAGGCAATTTTCTATAATAAATTAACTTTTAAAAAAAAATTATCTTATATCAAAATTTATCATTTTTCATTATCTATGAATAGAGATTTGTTTTATTTAATTTAGAGATAAACTAAAAATATATATAATTTTTTTATCATTTTACCCTTAAACTCTTGATTATATCCTTAGCTATTTTCTTTACCGAAAGAAATTTGTATAAATTGTGTCTATTATATTAATTAAGTTATGTGTGTTCTATTAGTTG
This genomic interval from Brassica oleracea var. oleracea cultivar TO1000 chromosome C2, BOL, whole genome shotgun sequence contains the following:
- the LOC106322834 gene encoding cinnamoyl-CoA reductase 2-like encodes the protein MRIVSSTEKFSAELKEFMCAAVQRRRDEDGFRGSGGGKSRNAMDLDSDNGNKLVCVTGGVSYLGRAIVKRLLVHGYSVRIVVDCQEDKEKVSEMEADAETASYGNRITSVVSRLTETERLIKAFDGCDGVFHTAAFVDPAGISGYSKSMAELEAKVSENVIEACTRTGSVRKCVFTSSLLACALKDNSFNDLDNSIINEESWSDEQLCVHNKLWYALGKLKAEKAAWRIADSKGLKLATICPALITGPDFFQLNSTSTLAYLKGAKDMYRNRLLATMDVNRLAKIHVRLWEGLGNKTAFGRYICFDTILSKDGAEKLAKDIGVQIEKICCSSDDSEENAETSSTPQISDKKLLDLMSRTLRSCYHES